The window CGCGCACCGCGACTCGCTGTCGCTGAAACTCGAGCGCATCGAACTGGCGCCCTACTTCGATCGCCTGATCAGCTCCCACGATTACGGCGTCCCCAAGGAAGACCAGCAGTTCTGGACCGCCCTGCAAGACGATTTCGGTTTCGACCCGGCGCGCAGCCTGTTCATCGACGACAGCCTGCCGATTCTGCGCAGCGCCGGGCGCTTCGGTATTGCGCACCTGCTCGCCGTGCGCGAACCGGACAGCCGCAAGGACCCGAAAGACACCGAGGAATTTGCCGCGCTAGGCGACTATCGCGACTTGCTGGCAGGGCTGTAGGAGCGACTCGAGAACGCGCAAACAGATAGCTCCTCTCCCCCTTTCACTTATGACGAGAGGGAGAGGGCGAAATGGACGGCGCCAGGCTTGCGGCCAGCGCCTATTCCGGAATGCGCAGTACCTGCCCCGGATAGATCTTGTCCGGGTGACCGAGCATCGGCTTGTTGGCCTCGAAGATCTTGTTGTACAGGTTGGCGTTGCCATATTCGACCTTGGCGATGGCGCTCAGGGTGTCGCCCTTCTGCACCGTGACGAAGCGCGCCGCCGGCGCCGGTGCCGCCACCGTGATGCGGTCCTCGACCTCGCTGACCCCGGCGACATTGCCCAGCGCCAGCAGGATCTTCTCCTTCTCTTCCTGGCTGGCCACCTCGCCGCTGGCGACGACCTTCTCGCCCACCACCTCGACCTGGATATTCGGATTGCCCAGGCCGACCTTGGCTACATGCTCTTTCAGCGATTCGGCTGCCTGCGCTTCCTGACCTACCAGCGATTCCCACAGCTTGGCACCGGCTTCTTTCACAAAGGCGAAAATGCTCATCGTCAACTCTCCTGTCGATTGGCTTGGTCGCGACCGGGTAGCCCGCTCGCGCGCTGGAAAGAGTCTAGCCAGCCCCCTGCATGAGCATCGACAAACCGACCAACGCAAGCCCCCGCGGGCGGCAACGGCCGCGCAGAGCGCTTCGCCACTGGGCCGCGCCAAGCCGGCAGAGCTGGATTAAGCTGAGAGCCTGTTTACGATCTCGCGAGCGAGAGCCAGACAAGGCAAAAATGGCCGAGGGAGCGGAGTTTACGAGTTGTAAATGAGCATCCCGAGGCCATTTTTAACGCCGGATGGCCGACGCGCAGCAGATCGTAAACAGGCTCTGAGCAGGCCGGCCGCGCAAGCGGTTCAGGCCTCAGCTTCTTTCCCCCGTCACTGCGGAGTCAGTCATGTCGATTTCCATGCACCAGCTGTCCATCCCGGTATTCGAGCGCATGCTCGGCAACCTGAGCGCGATCATCGCCAAAGCCGCCGCCCATGCCGAAGCACGCAAGATCGATCCGGCGGTGTTCGTCAACGCCCGCCTGGCCCCCGATATGTTCCCCTTTAGCCGCCAGGTGCAGATCGCCTGCGATGCCGCCAAAGGCGCCGGCGCGCGCCTGGCCGGCGTCGAAGTCCCCAGCCATCCCGACACCGAAAGCAGCTTCGCCGAGTTGCAGGAACGCATCGCCAAGACCCAGACTTTCCTGCGCAGCCTCAGCCCGGCACAGTTCGACGGCAGCGAAGCACGGCGCATCAGCCTCAAGCTGCGTGACCGCGAGGTGGAATTCCAGGGCCTGGACTTCCTCACCCAGTTCGCCCTGCCGAACTTCTATTTCCATATCAGCGCCGCCTACGCCATCCTCCGCCATAACGGCGTGGACATCGGCAAGCGGGATTACCTCGGCGCCTGAGCCAGGCGCGCGCCCCGCCTGATGTCATCGACGCCAGCGGGGCGCCATTGAAAGGCCAGTAAAATACGCCCAAAAGGCCGCTAAACCGGCCGGTGGGAAGCAGCTTCAGACCCGCCGAAATCGACGAAGTTCCCTGGTAAAAACAACAAGTTACAGATTGCGAAAAGGTCGTGCTACTCGTCGGCAAATGCTTGTAAGCCGCCCGTCTCGCCCCGCAGGATCGCCTCCGTCATCCCACATAGGTGCTCCTGTTCATGAAGTACTCCTCGATCATCCTGGTCTCTCTCGGCCTGTTCAGCGGCGCCGTCCTCGCCGATGGCGACACCCGCGCAGGCGTCGGCGGTGCATTGGGTGGGGTGCTGGGTTCGGTCGTCGGCCAATCGGTCGGCGGCAGCACCGGTGCCGCCATCGGCGCCGGGGTCGGCGGTGCGGCCGGCGGCGCGGTCGGCGCCCGGCGTGGTAACAAAACCGAAGCGGCGATCGGCGGCGGCCTGGGCGCGGCCGGCGGCAACGTCATCGGCAACAAGGTCGGCGGCACTACCGGCGGCCTGATCGGTGCGGCCCTCGGCGGCGGTGCCGGCGGCGCGCTGGGCAACCACTACGGCGACTCCAACCGTGACGACGACGATGACTACCGCGGCGGCCGCTACTACCGCGACGACGATCGCCACGACAATGGCTACCACCGCGGCCATCACAAGAAGCGCTGGAAGCATCGCCACGATCACGACGACGACGACGACTGATCGCCGCCCGGTTTGTTGCCGGCAGCCACGCCGGCAACTGACCAACGGGCAAATTTTTCGCCGCTGGCATGATCCAAGCCAATATCAGGCGGCGCTCCATCCGTGACAATGGATGCTCCTATTTCTTCCCCTCGAGGTTCGCAGCATGCGTTCAGCTCTTTCCGCAATCGTCCTGGCCCTGCTGGTCGCCCAGGGCGCCAGCGCCGACGACAACACCAAAGCCGCGGTTGGCAGCGGGATCGGCGGCGCGCTGGGTAATGTGCTCGGCCAGCAGGTCGGTGGCAGCACCGGCGCGGCCATCGGCGCCGGCGTCGGCGGTGCCGCCGGTGGCGCGATCAGCAGCAAGAGCGGCAACAAAACCGAAGCGGCGATCGGCGGCGGGCTCGGCGCCGCGGGGGGCTCGATCATCGGCGGCAAGCTCGGCGGCAGCACCGGTTCGGCCATTGGCGCCGGCCTCGGTGGTGCCGCCGGCGGCGCCCTCGGCAACGACCTGGGCGATGACGACGACGGTCATGGCCACGGCAAGAAGCACAAAAAGCACAAGCACGACTGAGCCCCACGCTGCTCGACCACGGCCCGCCGACGCGGGTCGTGGCAGACTCATACGGTGGTCTCCCGCTGGCCGACAAAGGCCGCGTTCATTGATCCAGATCGATACTTCGCCGCGCCAGTACGCCGAAAATGCCTCCATCCTTTATCGATCGAGGTCCTCCCCATGCGTACTCCCCTCGCCACACTGGCCATGACCCTGCTGGTTTCCCAAGGCGTACTCGCCGACGACAACACCTACCTGAATGCACGCAACGACAGCGACCGCGCGCAGGCGCAAGTCGCTAAGCACCGCCACGTTGATCACCACGCCATCGCGCCGGCCAAGGCCGCAGTCCCGGCCCCAGCGGCGCCAGACGCCTAGCCCAAGGCGCCGCGCTAGCCCGAGCGCGGCCCACCCTCCGCCTCATCCAGCCGCTCCTGCAAGCGCGCCCGCGTCGCATCGCGCAGCTCGATCGACTCCAGCCAGCCCGGCCCCGCCGCCCGCAGCGGGGCACAGACGCTGACGGCAAGCGCGCCGTGGCGCGGGAACCACTGGCCGGCGCGCAGCACCGTGCGCGCGCCGCGGATGGCGACCGGCAGCAGCGGCACGCCGGCACGCGCGGCAACCACGAAGGCGCCCATGTGGAACGGGCGCAGGCCCGACTCGCGGGTGAAGGTCCCTTCCGGGAAGAACAGCAGGGCTTGCCCTTGCGCGAGGCTGTCGGCCAGGGCTTCGGCGTCCTTGACGCTGCGCTGCAGGTCGAAGCGCTCGACGAAGCGGGCGCCGAGCTTGCGCAAGAACAGGCCGGCGACCCATTGCTCGGCCAGTTCGCGCTTGGCGACGAAGGCGAACTGCGGCGGCAGGGCGGCGCAGAGGATGACACCGTCGAGGTAGCTGGCATGGTTGGCGGCCAGCACGCTCAAGCCGGAGGCCGACAAGTGCTCCAGCCCCTCGACCTGCAACGGCACGCCGCACAGCCGCAGGAACAGACGCGCCGCCGCGTGGGCGAAGGCGCGGCACCAGCGCTGCCGCGGCAGCGCCGCGACGCCCAGCCAGGTCAGCGGCGCCACCAGGCAGAACAGCAGCCAGATGTAGCCGGCATACAGCGCGGCGCGGCTGGCGCGCCAGCAACGGCCGCCCAGCGCCCGCGCGGCCAGCAGTCCCAGGCGCAGCAGTTGCCGCCACACCGCCCGGCGGTGCCCACCCACTTCACCGCGTTCGTACAGCTCGCGGCTGGCGGCGCGGCGGATCTTGCCGCTGGAAGTCTTCAGCACGCTGTGCGGCGGCGCCAGGACGATATCGTCCGGCGGCACGCCGGTGAGGTCGACGACGATGCGGTTGATCTCCTGCTGCAGGCGCTGGCGCGCGGCGGCCTCGCGCGCGTGGGTTTCCGCCAGCACCACCAGGCGCTCGGTACCGCTGGCCGGCGCGCGACTGCCGAACACCGCGACGCAGCCCTTGCGCAGGCCCGCCAGGTTGCCGACCGCCGCCTCGACATCGTAGGGATAGATGTTGCGTCCGGCGCGGATGATCAGGTCTTTGGCGCGACCGGTCAGGTACAGCTCGCCGCCGGCCAGATAGCCCAGGTCGAGCGAGTCCACCCACTCGCCATGCAGCACCCGGCGGGTCTCTTCCGGGTTGCGGAAATAGCCGCGACTGGTGGACGGCCCCTTGAATTGCAGGTGGCCCTCATGGCGCTCGGGCAACTCGAGGCCGCTGCCATCGACGATGCGCAGCTGATGGCCCGGCAGCGCCCGACCGCTGGCGACGAAGCACAGGGTGTCGGCCGCGCCCTCCGCGGCGGGCAGCGCCTGGCCGCGGGTCTGGAACGGCGTGCGCTGCACCCGGTCGATCAGCGGCCCGCGTTCCAGGGGCGGGAAGGCCACGCCGAGGGTGGCCTCGGCCAGCCCGTACACCGGCGTCAGCGCCGTGGGCGCCAAACCATAGCGGCCGAAGCGCTCGCCGAAACGCCGCAACGTATCCGGACTGACCGGCTCGGCGCCGTTGAGGGCCAGGCGCCAGCGGCTCAGGTCCAGGCCCTCGAGGTCATCGTCGCTGAGCCGGCTCAGGCACAGCTCGTAGGCGAAATTGGGCGCCGCCGACAGCGTGCCGCCATAGCGGTCGAGGGCCCACAGCCAGCGCGACGGCCGCGCCAGGAAGGCCAGCGGCGACATCAGCACCAGGGTGTAGGCGTAGTACAGGCTGCCCAGCCAGGCACCGATCAGGCCCATGTCGTGATACATCGGCAACCAGCTGACGAACACGTCGCGGGGGCTGATCCGCACTCCCGCCCCCATGGCCCGCAGGTTGGCGAGCAGATTGGCGTGGCTGACCATCACCCCCTTGGGCTGGCCGGTGCTGCCCGAGGTGTATTGCAGGAAGGCGAGGTCTTGCGCCTGTCGCGGCGAGGTCACGAATTCGCCGCGCTGGTCCGCCAGCTCGGCCACCGTGGCGATCTCGCGCAGGCTCGGCACCTGCGGTTGGAGCAGGCGGGCGAGCAACTTCGCCTCGGTCACGGTGAGCAGCGCCACCGTCTCGGCGTTGTTGAGAATGCCGGCCTGGCGGCGCAGATGCTCCTCGATCTGCGACAGGCGCAGCGGCGGGTAGATGGGTACGGGCACGCCGCCGGCCAGCAGGACGCCGATGAAACCGAAGAGAAAATCGCGCCCGGTCGGCAGCATCAGGGCCACCGTCTGGCCGCCGCGCAGGCCGCGCCGCTGCAGCCCGGCAGCCACGCTCAAGGCGCCCTGGTACAAGGCGGCGTAGCTGAGGTCGTCGCTGCCGTCGGTTTCGTTGAGCAGGCGCACATGGGTGCGTTGCGGCTGGTGATGCAGGTGCCACTCCAGCACTTCGACCAGCGTCGCCGCGGCATCCGGCGCGCTCGGTCCCGACGCCGCGGCCGCGGCTGCGGCGCCAGGGCTGCCCGCCGGCGCGGGCGGCGTCGGCGCGCGACCCTGGGCCTGCACGGCCTGCAGGAGATCCGCCGGGGTTTCCGCGCTGGCGAACAGCTCTTCGGCAAAGCGCACGCCGAACGCCTGTTCGAGGCGCGACCACAGCTCGACCCGCGCCAGGCTGTCCAGCCCCAGGTCACGGTCGAGGGCGCTGTGCAGGCTGACCTGCAACCCCTCGGCCGCATACGGGCGCAGCTCGAGCACGGTTTGTCGGACGATGCCGAGCAGCTTTTCCGCCGCATCGGCGCCGCAGTCTGGACTGGATTGCTGAGGCAAGCGAGGCATCGGCAGTCCCTCATGGCAAGACCCTCGAGGGTCCTGGCCATTATGCGCCTATGCCGGCGACCGGGAAGACCGGCTTGGCGCCCATGTTTTTTCCGGTTTATACGTAGCCCGGATGAAATGCGAGATGGCCTGATATCTGTGCCCCGGATTGCATCCGGCTACCGGGCGGGACCCGGGCGGCTCGTCATTTAGCGAACACGCCCTAAGAACCTGTCTACGATCTGCTGCACGTCGGTCAAACTACGTTGAAAACGGCTTCGGAAAGCGGCTTGCCGCTAACGCGCTTTAGCGCGACCCGAAGGGCGAGTGAAACGAGTCATGCTCATTTACAACACGTAAACTCCGCTTCCTCAGCCGTTTGACTCGCTACGCTCGCCCTGCGGGCCAGCCTTCGGCTGTTACTCCGCTGCGCTACGTTGCGCCTTGTTTGACTCTAGCTCGCGAGATCGTAAACAGGTTCTAAGTGCCTGTTCAAAGTCTTGCGATCCGAGAGCCGACTCTGGCCTTCGGTGGAAAATGCTTCGCAGTTTTCCACCCTACGCGGACTGGCAGGCTGGGTAGGGTGGATAACGCTTTGCTTATCCACCATCACGCCGGCAGAAAATGCTCACGGGCAAGACCTTGCACAGATTCTAAGCTGTGCAGAACAGCGCCCCGCACGGAGAGTCCCCATGCCAGCCAGCCTTGCCCCTGGAGTGACGCGCCGCGAAGCTTGGTCGTGGGCGATGTTCGATTTCGCCAATTCCGGTTACACCACGGTGGTGATCACCGCCGTGTTCAATGCCTATTTCGTCGCCGTGGTGGCCGAAGGCAAACCCTGGGGCACGCTGGCCTGGACCAGCACCATCGCCCTCGCCAATGCGCTGATCATCCTCAGCGCCCCGCTGGTTGGCGCCTACGCCGACGCCTTCGCCTGCAAGAAGCGCCTGCTGCTGTTCAGCACCATCGGCTGCGTCGCCTGCACCGCCGCGCTGGCCTGGGCCGGGCCCGGCGCACTGGGGATCGCCGTGCTGTTCGTGGTGCTGTCGAATTTCTGCTTCGGCAGCGGCGAGAACCTGATCGCCGCCTTCCTTCCGGAAATCGCCCGCGAAGATGCCCTGGGCCGGGTCTCCGGCTGGGGCTGGGGCTTCGGCTATGTCGGCGGCCTGGTCAGCCTCGGCGCCTGCCTGGCCTATGTCGGCTGGGCGCAGGGCCAGGGCCACGACGCGGCGCAGTTCGTGCCGGTGTGCATGCTGATCACCGCCGCGCTGTTCGCCGTCGCCAGCGTGCCGACCTTTCTGTTCCTGCGCGAACGCAGCCAGGCGCAACTGCAAGCCGGCGCCGCGCCGCTGGCCCAAGCGGTCTGGCGACGCTTCGCCAAGACCCTGCGCGAAGCCGGGCGCTACCGCGACCTGCGGCGCTTTCTCGCCTGTACCGTCTGTTACCAGGCCGGGATCTCCGCGGTGGTCACCCTGGCGGCCATCTACGCCGACCAGGTCATGGGCTTCAGCACCCAGGACACCCTGCTGCTGATCTTCGTGGTGAACATCACCGCCTCGCTCGGCGCCGTGCTATTCGGCTGGCTGCAAGATCGCCTCGGCCATCGCGCCACCCTGGCCCTGACCCTGTGCGGCTGGCTCGGCATGGTCGGCCTGACCTGGGCGGCGCAGGGACCGGCGCTGTTCTGGCTGGCGGCCAATCTCGCCGGCCTGTGCATGGGCGCCAGCCAGTCGGCCGGACGCGCCATAGTCGGTCTGCTGGCGCCGCCGACGCGGCTGGCGGAGTTCTTCGGCCTCTGGGGTCAGGCGGCGAAGCTGGCGGCGATCCTCGGCCCGATGACCTACGGCCTGAGCAGTTGGCTCTCCGGCGGCGACCACCGCCTGGCGATGCTGATCACCGGCAGTTACTTCGTCGCCGGCCTGCTGATCCTCGCCGGCGTCGACCTCGAACGCGGCCGCCGCGCCGCCCTGGCCGAGGCCTAGGTTGGCGTTGCGCGCAGCGAAACCCCACAAGCCCGCGGCCATCAGCCCGGCAACAACGCGCTCAACGCCGCGCGCAGCGGCGCTGGAATCGCCACCGGGCGGTTGCTCGCGCGATCGACGAACACGTGAACGAAGCGCCCGGCGGCGCAGGCTTCGTCCTCGCCGGCCTTGAAGATCGCCAGCTCGTACTGCACCGAACTGTTGCCCAGCTTGCCGACCCGCAGGCCGACCTCGATGCGCTCGGGAAAGGCGATCGAGGCGAAGTAGTCGCAGGACGAACTGACCACGAAGCCGACCACTTCGCCGTTGTGGATATCCAGCCCGCCCTGTTCGATCAGGTAGGAGTTCACCGCGCTGTCGAAGAAGCCGTAGTAGACGACGTTGTTGACGTGGCCATAGACATCGTTGTCGTGCCAGCGGGTGGTGATCGGCCGGAAGTGGCGGTAATCGCTACGCAGGTGTTGGGGTTGGCTCATCGGTTTCTCTCAATAGGGTTCTTGTAGGAGCGAATTCATTCGCGATGGGAGACAGCCCTATCGCGAATGAATTCGCTCCTACGGGTATGGCGGGGCTCAGTAGGCCGCTCGATAAATCGCCAGCGCATCGGCCTCAGTGACGGCGCGCGGATTATTCACCAGCAGGCGCTGCTGCAGCATGGCGTCGCTGGCCAGTTGCGCGAGCATGGCCTCCGGCACCCCGGCATCGCGCAGACGACTGGGCAGGCCGCAACGCGCATTGAGCGCCGCCAGTTCGGCGATGAACTGCGCGGTCAGTTGCTCGGCGTTGCCAGGCTGCAGCCGCTCGCCCAACAGCAGCGGCGCCAGCTCGGCATACAGCGGCGCGGCAACCGGCGCATTGAAGCGCAGCACGTGCGGCAGCACCAGCGCGTTGGAGAGGCCGTGGGGAATGTGGAAGTGCCCGCCGAGCGGGTAGGCCAGCGCGTGCACCGCCGCCACCGGCGCATTGGCGAAGGCCTGGCCGGCCAGGCAGGCGCCGAGCAGCATGGCCTGACGCGCCGCGCAGTTCTGCCCGTCGTGCACCGCTTCATGCAGGTTGCCGGCGAGCAGACGCAGCGCCTCACGGGCCAGCAGGTCGGACAGCGGGTTCTTCTTCAGCGCCGTGGTGTAGGCCTCGATGGCATGCACCATGGCGTCGATGCCGGTGGCGGCGGTCACCGCCGGCGGCAGACCGAGGGTCAGCTCGGCATCCAGCAGCGCCAGATCCGGCAGCAACAGCGGCGAGACCACGCCCAGCTTGGTCGTCTCGCCGGTGGTGATGATGGCGATCTGGGTGACCTCCGAGCCGGTGCCGGCGGTGGTCGGTACTTGAATCAGCGGCAGGCGTCGGCCTTTGGCGTTGCCCACGCCATAGATATCGGCGAGCGACTGGCGGCACTCGGGATGGGCGAGCAAGGCGACCAGCTTGGCCACGTCCATCGAACTGCCGCCGCCGAAGCCGACGATCAGCTCGGCCTTGAGCGCCTTGGCCTGTTCGACGGCGGCGCGGACGGTGGCTTCCGGCGGGTCGGCGACCACCTGGTCGTACACCGCGACGCTGACGCCCTCGGCGGCGAAGCCGGGCAGCACGGCGTCGAGCAGGCCGAAGCGGGTGATGCCGGGGTCGGTGACGATCAGCACCGACCCCGCCTCGCGCTCGCGGCACAGGCTGGCCAGGCGCACGGCGGCGCCGGCTTCGCAGAGGATCTGCGCGGTGGTGGCGAAACTGAACGGCTGCATGGCGGTTCCTCTGGTTGTTTGGGTAGGGCGGGGTGCACCCGCCCTACGACTCGACCAGTAGCCCGGATGCAATCCGGGGATCGGCGTTGCCGGCTTCCCGGGCTGCACCCTGGCTACCACCCTCTCCCCAGCCCTCTCCCATAAATGGGAGAGGGGGCAGCTCGTGCACAGCCGGTCAGGCGCGCGTCACCCCTCGCCCGCCCTTCTTTTATGAAAAGGGGAAGAGGGCCATGTTCAAAACGCAAAACTCTCCTCATCCAACGCCACCAAACACGCCGCACCACCGAGCAAGGCCTCGCGGTGGCCGCTGGCGCGCGGCAGCACGCGGCGCAGGTAGAAGTCGGCACTGAGCAGCTTGGCCTGGTAGAACGCCGCCTCGCCGCTGCCGGCGTCCAGCGCATCCTGGGCACGGGCGGCGGCCTGCAGCCACAGGCCGGCGAGCAGCACGTGGGCCGAGTAGGCGAGGAAGTCCACTGAGGTCGCGCCGATCTCCTGCACGTCGCGCTGGCAGGCGGCGATCACTTCGCTGCTCAGCTCGCGCCATTCGCCGAGGCGCGCCTGCACGGTCTTGGCCAACTCGGCCAGCGCCGGACGGTCGACCTGTTGATCGCACAGTTCGCTGAACTCGGCCTGCAGCGCGGACAGCTCCGCGCCGCCGTCGCCGAGCAGCTTGCGGCGGATCAGGTCGAGCGCCTGGATGCCGTTGGTGCCCTCGTACAGCTGGGTGATGCGGCTGTCGCGCATCAGCTGCTCCATGCCCCACTCGCGGATGAAACCGTGGCCGCCATACAGCTGCACGCCGAGGCTGGCGACTTCCTGGCCCATGTCGGTGAAGAAGGCTTTCACTATGGGGATGAGCAGCGCCGCGCGCTTGCCGGCGGCCTTGCGTGCCGCGGCGTCCGGATGACCGTGCTCGAGGTCGAGCTGGCGCGCGCAGTAGGCGGCGAGCATGCGGCTGCCTTCGCTGAGGGTCTTCTGGGTCAGCAGCATGCGCCGCACGTCCGGGTGGACGATGATCGGGTCGGCCGGTTTGTCCGGCTGCACCGCACCGGCCAGGCCACGCGACTGCAGGCGCTCGCGGGCATAGCGCAGGCCGCCCTGGAACGCCGCTTCGGCGATGCCCAGGCCCTGCAGGCCGACCTGGAAGCGCGCGTCGTTCATCATGGTGAACATGCAGGCCAGGCCCTGGTTGGCCCCGCCGATCAGCCAGCCGGTGGCGCCGTCGAAGTTCATCACGCAGGTCGAGGCGCCCTTGATGCCCATCTTGTGCTCGATGGCGCCGCAGCTCAGGGCGTTCTTCGTCCCCGGCGTGCCGTCGGGATTGGCGATAAATTTCGGCACCAGCAGCAGGCTGATGCCCTTCACCCCGACCGGCGCGTCCGGCAGGCGGGCGAGCACCAGGTGGACGATGTTCTCGGTCAGGTCCTGCTCGCCGCCGCTGATGAAGATCTTGCTGCCGCTGACCTTATAGCTGCCGTCGGCCTGCGGCTCGGCGCGGGTGCGCAGCAATGCCAGGTCGGTGCCGGCCTGCGGCTCGGTGAGGCACATGGTGCCGGTCCACTGGCCGCTGACCATCTTCGCCAGATAGGCCTGTTTCAGTGCTGCGCTGCCGTGCTTGTGCAGGGCCAGCACCGCGCCTTCGGTGAGCCCGGAGTAGACGCGGAAGGACAGCGAGGCGGCCATCAGCATCTCGTGGAAGCTGGCGGCGACCAGTTGCGGGAAGCCCTGGCCACCGAACTCGACCGGCCCGGTCATGCTCGCCCAGCCGTTGTCGACATACTGCCGGTAGGCCTCGCGGAAGCCGTGCGGGGTGGTCACCGCGCCGTCCCGCAGCTGGCAGCCTTGCTCGTCGCTGTTGCGATTCAGCGGTGCCACCACCTCGCCGGTGTAGCGCGCCGCTTCGTCGAGTACGCCGTCGATCAGCTCGCGGTCGAGGCCGTTGCCGAGCAATTCACAATGGCCGGCGACGTCGAACAGTTCATGCAAGACGAAGCGCATGTCGCGCAGCGGGGCCTGGTAGCTCATGCGCGACCCTCCTGCACGTCGGCGAAGCGCTTGCCGCCGGCGGCCAGTTGCTCGATCAGCGCAGCCGGCTGCCAATGGCTGCCAAACAGCTGCTGCAGCTGCTGCAGGCGCGCGCGCACCGCCGCCAGGCCCTGGCCGTCGGCCCAGCTCATCGGCCCGCCGGTGGCGGCCGGGAAGCCGTAACCGTTGAGGTAGACCAGGTCGACGTCATGGCTGGTGGCGGCGATGTTCTCTTCGAGAATCTTCGCCCCTTCGTTGACCAGTGCCAGCACGCAACGCTCGACGATCTCTTCGGCACCGATGTCGCGGCGCCGGTAGCCCAGGCCTTCGGCGACGCGCAGCACCAGCGCGTCGACTTCCGGATCGTGCTCGGCCTGGCGGCTGCCCTCGGCGTAGTGGTAGTAGCCCATGCGCGCCTTCTGGCCGAAGCGGCCGAGTTCGCACAGCGCGTTGTCGACCTGCACCAGCGGCTCATCCTGGCCTTCGCCGGCCAGTTGGCGGGCGCGCCAGCCGAGGTCGATACCGACCACGTCGTACATGCGGAACGGGCCCATGGCGAAGCCGAAGCCCTGCAGCGCGGCATCGATCTGCTGCGGGTAGGCGCCTTCGAGGAGCATCTTGCGCGCCTCGCGCACGTACTGCTCGAGCATGCGGTTGCCGATGAAGCCGTGGCAGTTGCCGGCCACCACGCTGACCTTGCCCATG is drawn from Pseudomonas cavernae and contains these coding sequences:
- the lysM gene encoding peptidoglycan-binding protein LysM — translated: MSIFAFVKEAGAKLWESLVGQEAQAAESLKEHVAKVGLGNPNIQVEVVGEKVVASGEVASQEEKEKILLALGNVAGVSEVEDRITVAAPAPAARFVTVQKGDTLSAIAKVEYGNANLYNKIFEANKPMLGHPDKIYPGQVLRIPE
- a CDS encoding DUF1993 domain-containing protein, yielding MSISMHQLSIPVFERMLGNLSAIIAKAAAHAEARKIDPAVFVNARLAPDMFPFSRQVQIACDAAKGAGARLAGVEVPSHPDTESSFAELQERIAKTQTFLRSLSPAQFDGSEARRISLKLRDREVEFQGLDFLTQFALPNFYFHISAAYAILRHNGVDIGKRDYLGA
- a CDS encoding glycine zipper domain-containing protein — translated: MKYSSIILVSLGLFSGAVLADGDTRAGVGGALGGVLGSVVGQSVGGSTGAAIGAGVGGAAGGAVGARRGNKTEAAIGGGLGAAGGNVIGNKVGGTTGGLIGAALGGGAGGALGNHYGDSNRDDDDDYRGGRYYRDDDRHDNGYHRGHHKKRWKHRHDHDDDDD
- a CDS encoding YMGG-like glycine zipper-containing protein; this encodes MRSALSAIVLALLVAQGASADDNTKAAVGSGIGGALGNVLGQQVGGSTGAAIGAGVGGAAGGAISSKSGNKTEAAIGGGLGAAGGSIIGGKLGGSTGSAIGAGLGGAAGGALGNDLGDDDDGHGHGKKHKKHKHD
- a CDS encoding AMP-binding protein, coding for MPRLPQQSSPDCGADAAEKLLGIVRQTVLELRPYAAEGLQVSLHSALDRDLGLDSLARVELWSRLEQAFGVRFAEELFASAETPADLLQAVQAQGRAPTPPAPAGSPGAAAAAAASGPSAPDAAATLVEVLEWHLHHQPQRTHVRLLNETDGSDDLSYAALYQGALSVAAGLQRRGLRGGQTVALMLPTGRDFLFGFIGVLLAGGVPVPIYPPLRLSQIEEHLRRQAGILNNAETVALLTVTEAKLLARLLQPQVPSLREIATVAELADQRGEFVTSPRQAQDLAFLQYTSGSTGQPKGVMVSHANLLANLRAMGAGVRISPRDVFVSWLPMYHDMGLIGAWLGSLYYAYTLVLMSPLAFLARPSRWLWALDRYGGTLSAAPNFAYELCLSRLSDDDLEGLDLSRWRLALNGAEPVSPDTLRRFGERFGRYGLAPTALTPVYGLAEATLGVAFPPLERGPLIDRVQRTPFQTRGQALPAAEGAADTLCFVASGRALPGHQLRIVDGSGLELPERHEGHLQFKGPSTSRGYFRNPEETRRVLHGEWVDSLDLGYLAGGELYLTGRAKDLIIRAGRNIYPYDVEAAVGNLAGLRKGCVAVFGSRAPASGTERLVVLAETHAREAAARQRLQQEINRIVVDLTGVPPDDIVLAPPHSVLKTSSGKIRRAASRELYERGEVGGHRRAVWRQLLRLGLLAARALGGRCWRASRAALYAGYIWLLFCLVAPLTWLGVAALPRQRWCRAFAHAAARLFLRLCGVPLQVEGLEHLSASGLSVLAANHASYLDGVILCAALPPQFAFVAKRELAEQWVAGLFLRKLGARFVERFDLQRSVKDAEALADSLAQGQALLFFPEGTFTRESGLRPFHMGAFVVAARAGVPLLPVAIRGARTVLRAGQWFPRHGALAVSVCAPLRAAGPGWLESIELRDATRARLQERLDEAEGGPRSG
- a CDS encoding MFS transporter, producing MPASLAPGVTRREAWSWAMFDFANSGYTTVVITAVFNAYFVAVVAEGKPWGTLAWTSTIALANALIILSAPLVGAYADAFACKKRLLLFSTIGCVACTAALAWAGPGALGIAVLFVVLSNFCFGSGENLIAAFLPEIAREDALGRVSGWGWGFGYVGGLVSLGACLAYVGWAQGQGHDAAQFVPVCMLITAALFAVASVPTFLFLRERSQAQLQAGAAPLAQAVWRRFAKTLREAGRYRDLRRFLACTVCYQAGISAVVTLAAIYADQVMGFSTQDTLLLIFVVNITASLGAVLFGWLQDRLGHRATLALTLCGWLGMVGLTWAAQGPALFWLAANLAGLCMGASQSAGRAIVGLLAPPTRLAEFFGLWGQAAKLAAILGPMTYGLSSWLSGGDHRLAMLITGSYFVAGLLILAGVDLERGRRAALAEA
- a CDS encoding acyl-CoA thioesterase, which produces MSQPQHLRSDYRHFRPITTRWHDNDVYGHVNNVVYYGFFDSAVNSYLIEQGGLDIHNGEVVGFVVSSSCDYFASIAFPERIEVGLRVGKLGNSSVQYELAIFKAGEDEACAAGRFVHVFVDRASNRPVAIPAPLRAALSALLPG
- a CDS encoding iron-containing alcohol dehydrogenase, whose protein sequence is MQPFSFATTAQILCEAGAAVRLASLCREREAGSVLIVTDPGITRFGLLDAVLPGFAAEGVSVAVYDQVVADPPEATVRAAVEQAKALKAELIVGFGGGSSMDVAKLVALLAHPECRQSLADIYGVGNAKGRRLPLIQVPTTAGTGSEVTQIAIITTGETTKLGVVSPLLLPDLALLDAELTLGLPPAVTAATGIDAMVHAIEAYTTALKKNPLSDLLAREALRLLAGNLHEAVHDGQNCAARQAMLLGACLAGQAFANAPVAAVHALAYPLGGHFHIPHGLSNALVLPHVLRFNAPVAAPLYAELAPLLLGERLQPGNAEQLTAQFIAELAALNARCGLPSRLRDAGVPEAMLAQLASDAMLQQRLLVNNPRAVTEADALAIYRAAY